In one uncultured Methanobrevibacter sp. genomic region, the following are encoded:
- a CDS encoding flavodoxin family protein, which yields MKTVAIVGSPRKEGNCDILVNKLLEQIDGDKSIYYLNEVDMGYCSACQACQKGDCVKDDDTKKIIDEMIEADLFIFSSPIYYGQMSAQSKTLIDRFYQISQNPNKTLEGTKVIQVFTQAQPSDAFSNYIDSMTIMPFGYMGMDLIETIVAKGAAGKNEGLEEAIEQIEKIGDKL from the coding sequence ATGAAAACTGTAGCAATCGTAGGAAGTCCTAGAAAAGAAGGAAATTGTGATATTTTAGTAAATAAATTATTAGAACAAATCGATGGTGATAAAAGTATTTACTACCTTAATGAAGTAGATATGGGTTATTGTAGTGCATGTCAAGCATGTCAAAAAGGCGACTGTGTAAAAGATGATGATACTAAAAAAATTATTGATGAAATGATTGAAGCAGACTTATTTATCTTCTCAAGCCCAATTTATTATGGTCAAATGAGCGCACAATCAAAAACATTAATTGATAGATTTTATCAAATTTCACAAAACCCAAATAAAACATTAGAAGGTACAAAAGTAATTCAAGTATTTACTCAAGCTCAACCATCAGATGCATTTAGTAATTATATTGATTCCATGACAATTATGCCTTTTGGATATATGGGTATGGATTTAATTGAAACTATCGTTGCAAAAGGAGCTGCTGGAAAAAATGAAGGATTAGAAGAAGCTATTGAACAAATAGAAAAAATAGGAGATAAATTATAA
- a CDS encoding O-acetylhomoserine aminocarboxypropyltransferase/cysteine synthase family protein, whose product MVEKRQYKSSTLGVRAGQEPDPTTGACAVPIYQTSSYVFKDAAEAARRFGLQEFGQIYSRLTNPTTEVFEKRIAAIEGGNSGLGTSSGLAAITYAILNITSPGDEIVSADNLYGGTYQLFDYTFKDLARNVKFVDSTDLQAFEDAITDKTKAIYCESIGNPKLDVPDFEALAEIAHSHDIPLIVDNTIGVGLVRPLEHGADVIAASATKYVGGHGTSIGGYIVDSGKFNWGNGKFPQFTEPDPSYHGLVFWDAFGDVPELGNIAFTLRARARLLRDLGSTQAPTNSFLFLQGLESLDVRVKRHSENALKIAEFLESHPKVKWVSYPGLESHPSHETAKKYLNGYYAGILGVGIEGGEEAGKEFINNLELFSLLANIGDAKSLAIHPASTTHQQLSEEEQLATGVTPDFVRLSIGLEDVDDLIDDLSRALDKI is encoded by the coding sequence ATGGTAGAAAAAAGACAATACAAATCATCCACATTAGGTGTGCGTGCTGGTCAAGAACCTGATCCAACTACTGGGGCATGTGCAGTACCAATTTATCAAACAAGCTCATATGTATTTAAAGATGCTGCAGAAGCAGCAAGGAGGTTTGGATTACAAGAATTTGGTCAAATTTATTCCAGATTAACTAATCCTACAACAGAAGTATTTGAAAAGAGAATAGCTGCTATTGAAGGTGGTAATTCTGGATTAGGTACTTCTAGCGGACTTGCAGCAATTACTTATGCAATTTTAAATATCACTTCTCCAGGTGATGAAATTGTATCTGCAGATAATCTTTATGGTGGAACTTACCAATTATTTGATTATACTTTTAAAGATTTAGCAAGAAATGTTAAATTTGTAGATTCAACTGATTTACAAGCATTTGAAGATGCAATTACTGATAAAACTAAAGCAATTTATTGTGAATCTATTGGTAATCCAAAATTAGATGTTCCGGATTTTGAAGCTTTGGCTGAAATTGCTCATAGTCATGATATTCCGTTAATTGTAGATAATACAATTGGTGTAGGTTTAGTAAGACCGTTGGAACATGGTGCTGATGTTATTGCTGCTTCTGCAACTAAATATGTTGGTGGACATGGAACTTCAATCGGTGGATATATTGTAGATTCTGGTAAATTTAATTGGGGTAATGGTAAATTCCCACAATTCACAGAACCTGATCCAAGTTATCATGGATTAGTATTTTGGGATGCATTTGGGGATGTTCCAGAACTTGGAAATATAGCTTTTACTTTAAGAGCTAGAGCAAGATTATTACGTGATTTAGGATCAACTCAAGCACCAACTAATAGTTTCTTGTTTTTACAAGGACTTGAAAGTTTAGATGTGAGAGTAAAAAGACATTCTGAAAATGCTTTAAAAATAGCTGAATTTTTAGAATCTCATCCTAAAGTTAAGTGGGTAAGTTACCCTGGTTTAGAATCTCATCCTTCTCATGAAACTGCTAAAAAATATTTGAATGGTTATTATGCAGGTATTTTAGGAGTTGGTATTGAAGGGGGAGAAGAAGCAGGTAAAGAATTTATTAACAACTTAGAATTATTCTCTCTTCTTGCAAACATTGGTGATGCAAAAAGTTTAGCGATACATCCTGCAAGTACTACTCATCAACAACTTAGCGAAGAAGAACAATTAGCTACAGGCGTAACACCAGACTTTGTAAGATTATCTATTGGTCTTGAAGATGTAGATGATTTAATTGATGATCTTTCACGTGCTTTAGATAAAATTTAA
- a CDS encoding cysteine desulfurase family protein, giving the protein MYLDNSATTAVSEEVLKEMEPYFREAYGNPSTLYSVGREAKKGLEEARQRVADAINADPKEIIFTSGGSESDNLAIKGIALKLRGKGNHIITSEIEHPAVKETLHFLETLDFKVTYLPVYENGIVKVEDVKAAITPETILITIMHGNNEIGTIQPIVEIGKLARENKILFHTDAVQTFGKIKVDVKELNVDLLSLSSHKVHGPKGVGALYIKKGVRITPLIHGGGQERGIRSGTENVPGIVGFGKACEIVNNDLEENYARLIKTRDEIIEKVLDVVPESYLNGDRNERLPNVINFRFSSIEGESLILLLDAKGYQASTGSACSSKTLEASPVLKALNLDDVDVHGSLRISLGSETHFNDVDGLVEAIKESVATLRKMSPLWNSDEKYEDMMGKN; this is encoded by the coding sequence ATGTATTTGGATAATTCAGCAACTACTGCAGTCAGTGAAGAAGTACTTAAAGAAATGGAACCTTATTTTAGGGAAGCTTATGGTAATCCATCTACTTTGTACTCTGTCGGTCGTGAAGCTAAAAAAGGTTTAGAAGAAGCAAGACAAAGAGTGGCTGATGCTATCAATGCAGATCCTAAAGAAATAATATTTACTAGTGGTGGGTCTGAATCTGATAATTTAGCTATAAAAGGCATAGCTTTAAAATTAAGAGGTAAAGGAAATCACATTATCACCTCTGAAATTGAACATCCTGCAGTTAAAGAAACTTTACACTTCCTTGAAACTTTAGATTTTAAAGTAACTTATTTACCTGTTTATGAAAATGGTATTGTAAAAGTAGAGGATGTTAAAGCAGCTATTACTCCTGAAACAATTTTAATTACTATTATGCATGGTAATAATGAAATTGGTACTATTCAACCGATAGTCGAAATTGGTAAATTAGCTAGAGAAAATAAAATTCTTTTCCATACTGATGCAGTTCAAACATTCGGTAAAATAAAAGTTGATGTTAAAGAATTAAATGTTGATTTATTGTCCTTATCATCTCATAAGGTTCATGGTCCAAAAGGTGTTGGGGCATTATATATTAAAAAAGGTGTTAGAATAACTCCTCTTATTCATGGTGGTGGTCAGGAAAGAGGAATCAGGTCTGGTACTGAAAATGTTCCTGGAATTGTTGGTTTTGGTAAAGCTTGTGAAATAGTTAATAATGATTTGGAAGAAAATTATGCAAGATTAATTAAAACAAGGGATGAAATTATTGAAAAAGTTTTAGATGTAGTTCCTGAATCTTATCTTAATGGTGATAGGAATGAAAGATTACCTAATGTTATTAATTTCAGATTCTCATCTATTGAAGGAGAATCATTGATTCTTCTTTTAGATGCAAAAGGATATCAGGCATCAACTGGTTCTGCATGTTCATCAAAAACTTTAGAAGCATCTCCAGTTTTAAAAGCTCTTAATCTTGATGATGTGGATGTACATGGTTCCTTGAGAATTTCATTAGGTTCTGAAACTCACTTTAATGATGTTGATGGTTTAGTAGAAGCAATAAAAGAATCAGTAGCTACTTTAAGAAAAATGTCTCCTTTATGGAATTCTGATGAAAAATATGAAGATATGATGGGAAAAAATTAG
- the nifU gene encoding Fe-S cluster assembly scaffold protein NifU, protein MYSEKVMDHFANPRNSGEMENPDGVGTVGNPTCGDLMTIYIKVEDNVITDISFQTFGCGAAIATSSMITEIAIGKTLEDALKISRNDVAEELDGLPPVKMHCSNLAADALKAAIENYYENNQ, encoded by the coding sequence ATGTACAGTGAAAAAGTTATGGATCATTTTGCAAATCCAAGGAATTCTGGAGAGATGGAAAATCCTGATGGTGTAGGAACAGTAGGAAACCCAACTTGTGGGGATTTAATGACTATTTATATTAAAGTTGAAGATAATGTTATCACTGATATTTCTTTCCAAACTTTTGGATGTGGTGCAGCTATTGCTACAAGTAGTATGATTACTGAAATAGCTATTGGTAAAACTCTTGAAGATGCATTAAAAATTAGTCGTAATGATGTAGCGGAAGAATTAGATGGTCTTCCACCTGTTAAAATGCATTGTTCTAACTTAGCTGCAGATGCACTTAAGGCAGCTATTGAAAACTATTATGAAAATAATCAATAG
- a CDS encoding desulfoferrodoxin family protein, whose protein sequence is MVEYGKIFKCDDCGSIVEVLVGADAESKSCDTSINVLEPQTDGDKAPKHVPVVSIEGNKVIIAVGEVQHPMDDDHFIQFVELNVGDETYIKHFKPGDIPKATFTVDADLLEANEPIAKEFCNLHGLWASQ, encoded by the coding sequence ATGGTAGAGTATGGAAAAATATTCAAATGTGATGACTGTGGAAGTATTGTTGAAGTTTTAGTTGGTGCTGATGCAGAATCTAAATCTTGTGATACTTCTATAAATGTATTAGAACCTCAAACTGATGGGGATAAAGCACCTAAGCATGTTCCTGTTGTGTCAATTGAAGGTAATAAAGTTATAATTGCTGTTGGTGAAGTTCAACACCCTATGGATGATGATCATTTCATCCAGTTTGTTGAGTTAAATGTTGGTGATGAGACATATATTAAACATTTTAAACCTGGTGATATTCCAAAAGCTACCTTTACTGTTGATGCAGATTTACTTGAGGCAAATGAACCAATAGCAAAAGAGTTTTGTAATTTACATGGTCTTTGGGCTAGTCAATAA
- a CDS encoding DHH family phosphoesterase: MKKNCPKCNGTGSVVVDYKDCDSCGGTGYQDSFDVGNHFKGVNSNAKAKFDLGADQDIPCEICHGKGQIEVFEDCPNCHGSGQINVCNDCGKPINEKYDLCRDCHNKRKEDRMKRDKIREKENEVKDVYVLDPLCQMRDMDKNRLYKGRITRVEKYGAFVTLNNNVWGLMRGDISNYKVGDDVIVFITAIKSRERKIDLAPAHVGNYNIKKQTKVIPRTIIMDLEEKMGKLVRVDGEVLQVQQTSGPTIFTITDESNITWVAAFDEAGVRAYPDIDVGDAVEVLGEVNQHGGKPQIESQSIVKLEGERKAQLQNLIEDALNKRAEPDDVDFLVKSDVLNRLKPKMREAAQKIRRAILDGRSILLRHHNDADGICSGVAMEKAIVPLVEQVNPSNDAQYYYFKRSPSKAPFYELEDVVKDLSFALEDKERHGQKLPLIVLLDNGSTEEDIVALMQAKIYDIEVVVIDHHSPGDLITKQEKDGEIIGGTVVVDEYVDTHVNPYLVGGDSQLTAGALATEVAHIINPEVKDLIKHLPAIAALGDHAECGEVYQYLELASQKGFTKEHLAKVAECVDFEAYFLRFMNGRGIMDTILAVDNIDKHEKMIDALYKEYLKRVDTQLKAAIPNIDKTQFDNGIYFNMIDVEKYAHKFTFPAPGKTCGFVHDSVVQALGEDKPIITLGHGPDFGVIRATDAVNEEFGFSVNDIVPKLAQLIPSAGIDGGGHECAGSIKYIEGLGEEVLNGFVNEVKNMTKL, encoded by the coding sequence TTGAAAAAGAATTGCCCAAAATGTAATGGAACAGGTTCTGTAGTTGTGGACTATAAAGATTGTGATAGTTGTGGTGGAACTGGTTACCAAGATTCCTTTGATGTAGGAAATCATTTTAAAGGAGTTAATAGTAATGCAAAAGCTAAATTTGATTTAGGGGCTGATCAAGATATTCCATGTGAAATTTGTCATGGAAAAGGTCAAATTGAAGTTTTTGAAGATTGTCCTAATTGTCATGGTAGTGGTCAAATCAATGTATGTAATGACTGTGGAAAACCGATTAATGAAAAATATGATTTATGCAGAGATTGCCATAATAAAAGGAAGGAAGATAGAATGAAACGTGATAAAATACGGGAAAAAGAAAATGAAGTTAAAGATGTTTATGTTTTAGACCCGTTATGTCAAATGAGGGACATGGATAAAAACAGACTTTATAAAGGTAGAATTACTCGTGTTGAAAAATATGGTGCATTTGTAACATTAAATAATAATGTTTGGGGACTTATGAGGGGAGATATCTCTAATTATAAAGTTGGTGATGATGTTATTGTATTTATAACTGCTATTAAATCAAGGGAAAGAAAAATAGATTTGGCTCCAGCTCATGTTGGAAATTACAATATTAAGAAACAAACAAAAGTTATTCCTAGAACTATTATAATGGATTTAGAAGAAAAGATGGGTAAATTAGTTCGTGTTGATGGTGAAGTTTTACAGGTACAGCAAACTTCAGGTCCAACTATTTTCACAATTACTGATGAATCTAATATTACTTGGGTAGCTGCTTTTGATGAAGCAGGTGTTAGAGCATATCCTGATATTGATGTAGGGGATGCAGTTGAAGTTTTAGGTGAAGTTAATCAACATGGTGGCAAACCTCAAATTGAATCTCAATCTATTGTTAAGTTGGAGGGTGAAAGAAAAGCTCAACTTCAAAACTTAATTGAAGATGCATTAAATAAAAGAGCTGAACCTGATGATGTGGATTTCTTAGTTAAAAGTGATGTTCTAAATAGATTAAAACCTAAAATGAGGGAAGCAGCTCAAAAAATTAGAAGAGCTATTTTGGATGGTAGATCTATTTTATTAAGACACCATAATGATGCTGATGGTATCTGTTCTGGTGTAGCTATGGAAAAAGCTATTGTGCCTCTTGTTGAACAAGTAAATCCAAGTAATGATGCACAATATTATTATTTTAAAAGATCTCCAAGTAAAGCTCCTTTTTATGAACTAGAAGATGTAGTTAAAGATTTATCATTTGCTTTAGAAGATAAAGAAAGACATGGTCAAAAATTACCATTAATTGTTTTGTTAGATAATGGATCTACTGAAGAGGATATTGTTGCATTAATGCAGGCTAAAATATATGATATTGAAGTTGTAGTAATAGATCATCATTCTCCTGGAGATTTAATTACTAAACAAGAAAAAGATGGGGAAATTATTGGTGGAACAGTTGTTGTTGATGAATATGTTGATACTCATGTAAATCCATATTTAGTTGGTGGAGATTCTCAACTAACTGCAGGAGCATTAGCTACTGAAGTAGCACATATTATCAATCCGGAAGTTAAGGATTTAATTAAACATCTTCCAGCTATTGCTGCATTAGGTGATCATGCTGAATGTGGTGAAGTTTATCAATATCTTGAGTTAGCTTCTCAGAAAGGATTTACTAAGGAACATTTAGCTAAAGTAGCAGAATGTGTTGATTTTGAAGCATATTTCCTTAGATTTATGAATGGTAGGGGAATTATGGATACTATTTTAGCTGTTGATAATATTGATAAACATGAAAAAATGATTGATGCATTGTATAAGGAATATTTAAAACGTGTTGATACTCAACTTAAAGCAGCTATTCCAAATATTGATAAAACTCAATTTGACAATGGAATATACTTTAATATGATTGATGTTGAAAAATATGCTCATAAATTTACATTCCCTGCACCTGGAAAAACTTGTGGTTTTGTCCATGATAGTGTAGTTCAAGCATTAGGAGAAGATAAACCTATTATAACATTGGGACATGGTCCTGACTTTGGTGTAATTAGAGCTACTGATGCAGTTAATGAAGAATTTGGATTTAGTGTTAATGATATTGTTCCAAAATTAGCACAATTGATTCCATCTGCAGGTATTGATGGTGGAGGCCATGAATGCGCAGGTTCCATTAAATATATTGAAGGTTTAGGTGAAGAAGTTTTAAATGGTTTTGTTAATGAAGTCAAAAACATGACTAAACTTTAA
- a CDS encoding zinc ribbon domain-containing protein codes for MKYCPKCGYKNANYAKFCVKCGNSFAEMDIDTIKKYNVFNRSNHLKDVNNQMSKQENNNSFNKSQFKDNTYIKSTLKYKLFYIFDERKNKYRISKLKVILGIELVFFVVFSIYIVVFVQSDTFAVDFANNPFLTVFLLIMVSITIAGMFMIPTGIIGWILRKIYLYLTK; via the coding sequence ATGAAGTATTGTCCGAAATGTGGTTATAAAAATGCAAACTATGCTAAGTTTTGTGTAAAATGTGGCAATTCTTTTGCTGAAATGGATATTGACACTATTAAAAAATACAATGTATTTAATAGGTCTAATCATTTAAAAGATGTCAATAATCAAATGTCAAAACAAGAAAATAATAATTCATTTAATAAATCACAATTCAAAGATAATACATATATTAAATCAACTTTAAAATATAAATTATTTTATATATTTGATGAACGAAAAAATAAATATAGAATCAGTAAATTGAAAGTGATTTTGGGGATAGAATTAGTTTTTTTTGTTGTATTTTCTATTTATATTGTGGTATTTGTACAATCAGATACATTTGCTGTTGATTTTGCAAATAATCCCTTTTTAACAGTATTTTTATTAATAATGGTAAGCATTACAATAGCAGGAATGTTTATGATTCCTACAGGAATTATAGGATGGATTTTGAGGAAAATTTATTTGTATTTAACAAAATGA
- a CDS encoding zinc ribbon domain-containing protein: protein MVWENYCGNCGTKLSPNDGYCPNCHSKTAFQDSGDEYIFTFPLYDIGFFNLDIDFSPYIKSTKKDFKYEICSCGYLNLKENDYCHHCGIKRTHSKLRKLIFKYEPKYKFSFSNVTCECGHVNSKENVFCEMCGKKFVGDDETPSDDRYGNFTFEFENPIFCFCGQENDDLSQFCSNCGFPLDNFENTGGEIQRLCFCSTLNSVTSDFCIDCGSDLKVENKALICICGTKNPLSAKFCSSCDRELNPKRFVKSKLVCSCGKIIDYHADFCPNCGKNIKKAIQRRVMFSNASKRLNDVFR from the coding sequence ATGGTATGGGAAAATTATTGTGGAAATTGCGGTACGAAATTATCTCCTAATGATGGGTACTGCCCAAATTGCCATTCTAAAACAGCATTTCAAGATAGTGGGGATGAATATATTTTCACATTCCCATTATATGATATTGGATTTTTTAATTTGGATATAGATTTTTCACCTTACATAAAAAGCACTAAAAAAGATTTTAAATATGAAATTTGTTCTTGTGGTTATTTAAATTTAAAAGAAAATGATTATTGTCATCATTGTGGGATTAAAAGAACTCACAGTAAATTAAGAAAACTTATTTTTAAATATGAACCAAAATATAAATTTTCATTTTCTAATGTTACTTGTGAATGTGGGCATGTTAACTCTAAAGAGAATGTATTCTGTGAGATGTGTGGAAAAAAATTTGTCGGTGATGATGAAACTCCGTCAGATGATCGTTATGGTAATTTCACTTTTGAGTTTGAAAATCCTATTTTTTGTTTTTGCGGACAAGAAAATGATGATCTAAGTCAATTTTGCAGTAATTGTGGGTTTCCATTAGATAATTTTGAAAATACTGGTGGAGAAATTCAAAGATTATGTTTTTGTTCTACATTAAATAGTGTTACTTCAGATTTTTGTATTGATTGTGGTAGTGATTTAAAAGTAGAAAATAAAGCTTTAATTTGTATTTGTGGAACTAAAAATCCATTATCTGCTAAATTTTGCAGTAGCTGTGATAGGGAATTAAATCCAAAACGTTTTGTTAAATCCAAATTAGTCTGTAGTTGTGGGAAAATTATAGATTATCATGCAGATTTTTGTCCAAATTGTGGGAAAAATATCAAAAAAGCTATTCAGCGAAGAGTCATGTTTTCAAATGCTAGTAAACGTTTAAATGATGTTTTCAGATAA
- a CDS encoding zinc ribbon domain-containing protein, protein MKECDVCGTYNLKANNYCIYCGNRIAKDNICPFCGKLNLDNSDYCINCNKQIRPVSIDTFEKLFTDYNKLLLANAQISDEDYMDILLNIFKKLEFSRIVGYTPREKILNLASVFAECRPKAKGSEFGFEMGYVLYYDERLDDSIQIATIIHELTHFLLFDIIESLLCEIFQVKQSSTLDGFVWYFLSNDLSLMNEYCAHSVEGRFIPHGYQNYASFNALVESNQFDDNEILLAIIFGNTFANEIISQLEKYIDFKLREDIKLQFKKDLKEPDYSSVAYESDRCESINAKNNFILDCLFRCFTEASAMDKRDELIYLKEGIENRV, encoded by the coding sequence ATGAAAGAATGTGATGTATGTGGAACATATAATCTTAAAGCAAATAATTATTGTATTTATTGTGGAAATAGAATAGCTAAAGATAATATTTGTCCGTTTTGTGGAAAATTAAACTTGGATAATAGTGATTATTGTATTAATTGTAATAAACAGATTCGCCCAGTTTCTATTGATACTTTTGAAAAATTATTTACTGATTATAATAAATTGTTATTAGCTAATGCCCAGATTTCTGATGAAGATTATATGGATATTCTATTAAATATTTTTAAAAAGCTAGAATTTTCAAGAATTGTGGGTTATACTCCTAGAGAAAAAATATTAAATTTAGCTAGTGTGTTTGCAGAGTGCAGACCTAAAGCTAAAGGTAGTGAATTTGGATTTGAAATGGGATATGTTTTATATTATGATGAACGTTTAGATGATTCAATTCAGATAGCTACTATTATTCATGAATTGACTCATTTTTTATTATTTGATATAATTGAAAGTTTGCTTTGTGAAATATTTCAGGTAAAACAATCTTCTACATTAGATGGATTTGTATGGTATTTTTTATCTAATGATTTATCCTTGATGAATGAATATTGTGCTCATAGTGTTGAAGGAAGGTTTATTCCTCATGGATATCAAAATTATGCTTCTTTTAATGCATTAGTGGAATCTAATCAGTTTGATGATAATGAAATATTATTAGCAATTATTTTTGGAAATACGTTTGCTAATGAGATAATTAGTCAATTGGAAAAATATATTGATTTTAAATTAAGGGAAGATATTAAATTACAATTTAAAAAGGATTTAAAAGAACCTGATTATTCATCTGTGGCTTATGAGTCAGATAGGTGTGAAAGTATTAATGCTAAGAATAATTTTATACTTGACTGTTTGTTCAGGTGTTTTACTGAAGCCTCAGCTATGGATAAAAGGGATGAATTAATTTATTTAAAAGAAGGTATTGAAAATAGAGTTTAA
- a CDS encoding winged helix-turn-helix domain-containing protein, translating into MSQKDDELLKLTSYVEISKYREKTLKSIGDDVKIPTNIAKDSGIRTNHISKVLSELKNKEIVECINEEARKGRLYRLTDTGKEVLESITEKEEDNEN; encoded by the coding sequence ATGTCACAAAAAGATGATGAACTTTTGAAATTAACATCATATGTTGAAATTTCAAAATATAGAGAAAAAACTTTAAAATCCATAGGAGACGATGTTAAAATACCAACAAACATTGCAAAAGACAGTGGAATTAGAACAAACCACATCTCCAAGGTTTTAAGTGAACTTAAAAATAAAGAAATTGTAGAATGTATAAATGAAGAAGCTAGAAAAGGAAGATTATACAGATTAACTGATACTGGTAAAGAAGTATTAGAATCTATAACTGAAAAAGAGGAAGATAACGAAAATTAA
- a CDS encoding MarR family transcriptional regulator, translating to MDEKNDIFENMSFNVLINNISRNELKYSIKSSDELIISREGHYLLKIHESKDNLSQEDLVNIFCQSKGTVAKSLRKLEDKGYITREINKNNRRKYILKLTRKGEGVIPKLKHELNKWDEAVGVTGLDRQTMDKLKDIARKSYELVK from the coding sequence GTGGATGAAAAAAATGATATTTTTGAAAACATGTCATTTAATGTATTAATTAATAATATTTCTAGAAATGAACTTAAATATTCTATAAAAAGTTCAGATGAATTGATAATAAGTCGAGAAGGTCATTATTTATTAAAAATTCATGAATCTAAGGATAATTTATCTCAAGAAGATCTTGTTAATATTTTTTGTCAAAGTAAAGGAACTGTAGCTAAATCTCTTAGAAAATTAGAAGATAAAGGTTATATCACAAGAGAAATAAACAAAAACAATAGACGGAAATATATATTAAAATTAACCAGAAAAGGTGAGGGAGTAATTCCTAAATTAAAACATGAATTAAATAAATGGGATGAAGCAGTAGGAGTTACTGGTTTAGATAGGCAAACTATGGATAAATTGAAAGATATAGCTAGAAAAAGTTATGAATTAGTAAAATAA
- a CDS encoding 2TM domain-containing protein, translated as MDEEKLYKKAKKVVDKKVKFYRHVFAYIFVNIILFILNFSEIRGNWSNMDQWWFLWVTVLWGVWLAFHYIKVFILQDRFDDDWMEEKIQKEMDKMRK; from the coding sequence ATGGATGAAGAGAAACTTTATAAAAAGGCTAAAAAAGTAGTTGATAAAAAAGTGAAATTCTATAGGCATGTTTTTGCATATATTTTTGTTAATATTATTTTATTTATTTTAAATTTTTCAGAAATTCGTGGAAATTGGTCAAATATGGATCAATGGTGGTTTTTATGGGTAACTGTTTTGTGGGGTGTATGGTTAGCATTTCATTATATTAAGGTGTTTATTCTTCAAGATAGATTTGATGATGATTGGATGGAAGAAAAGATTCAAAAAGAAATGGATAAAATGAGAAAATAG